The nucleotide sequence GATTTCGCCAAGGACTATGCCTATTGCGCCGACGTCAAGCCGACGCCGAACTTCGACCTGCCGGCGACCTTCGAAGGCATCCGCCGTCCGGACGGTCGTGTCGCCACGCGCAACTATATCGGCATCCTCACCTCGGTGAATTGCAGCGCGCATGTCGCAAGCCTCGTCGCCGACGTCTTCAAGAAGAATCCGTTCACCGGCGACAATCCGCTGGCCGATTTCCCCAATGTCGATGGCGTGGTCGCGCTGACCCACAAGACCGGCTGCGGCATGACGCAGAATGAACCGCTCGCGCTGCTCCGCCGCACGCTCGGCGGCTATGCACGGCACGTGAACTTCTCTCATGTGATCGTGCTCGGCCTCGGATGCGAGGTGAACCAGATCGGCGGCCTGATGGAAGAGCAGAAGCTCGCCGGACGCCTGCGCGCGATGGACATCCAGGAGGTCGGCGGCACGCGCAAGACGGTGGAGGCGGGCATTGCCTTCGTGCGCGAGGCGCTGGCTGACTCCAACAAGGTGACGCGCGAGTCCGTGCCGGTGAGCGAGCTCACCGTGGCGCTGCAATGCGGCGGCTCGGACGGCTATTCCGGCGTGTCCGCCAACCCCGCGCTGGGCGCCGCCAGCGATCTGATCGTGCGTCACGGCGGCACCGTGATCCTGTCGGAGACGCCCGAGACCTACGGCGCCGAGCATCTCTTGACGCGCCGCGCCGTCAGCCGCGAGGTAGGCGAGAAGCTGGTCGATCTGATGCGCTGGTGGGACGAATACACGACGCGCGAAGGCGCCGAGATGAACGCCAATCCGAGCCCCGGCAACAAGGCGGGCGGTCTCACCACCATTCTGGAAAAGTCGCTCGGCGCGATGGCGAAGGCCGGCACCACCAACCTCGTCGAGGTGCTGCGCTACGCCGAGCCCATCACCAAGAAGGGTTTCGTGTTCATGGACACGCCCGGCTACGACCCTGTCGCGGCGACGGGGCAGGTCGCGGGGGGAGCCAATCTGGTCTGCTTCACGACGGGGCGCGGCAGCGTGTTCGGCTGCAAGCCGGCGCCGTCGATCAAGCTCGCCACCAACACGCCCATGTACAAGCGCATGGAAGAGGACATGGACGTCAATTG is from Bradyrhizobium xenonodulans and encodes:
- a CDS encoding UxaA family hydrolase, producing MTISPVIRLHPDDGVLIARASLPPGTVVADGVSTVERIPSGHKVAIKPIAVGEPVIRYGQIIGFATIPIAPGQHVHVQNCGMGDFAKDYAYCADVKPTPNFDLPATFEGIRRPDGRVATRNYIGILTSVNCSAHVASLVADVFKKNPFTGDNPLADFPNVDGVVALTHKTGCGMTQNEPLALLRRTLGGYARHVNFSHVIVLGLGCEVNQIGGLMEEQKLAGRLRAMDIQEVGGTRKTVEAGIAFVREALADSNKVTRESVPVSELTVALQCGGSDGYSGVSANPALGAASDLIVRHGGTVILSETPETYGAEHLLTRRAVSREVGEKLVDLMRWWDEYTTREGAEMNANPSPGNKAGGLTTILEKSLGAMAKAGTTNLVEVLRYAEPITKKGFVFMDTPGYDPVAATGQVAGGANLVCFTTGRGSVFGCKPAPSIKLATNTPMYKRMEEDMDVNCGTILEGEESVQQCGQRIFELILKTASGQPTKSESFDFGGAEFAPWVLGATM